The Prunus persica cultivar Lovell chromosome G8, Prunus_persica_NCBIv2, whole genome shotgun sequence genome includes a region encoding these proteins:
- the LOC18767790 gene encoding GDSL esterase/lipase At1g29670 isoform X2 has protein sequence MAATSSSRLFFLALSLLACFPFCSCHCSVSNKNAEGGMMKGMFVFGSSLVDNGNNNFLPNSLARADYFPYGIDFPLGPSGRFTNGRNVIDLLGGHLKLPSLIPAFADPKTRGSKIVHGVNFASGASGILDDTGSLAGHVINMNQQIRNFEEITLPELETQLGCRSPQSLPNYLFVVGTGGNDYSFNYFLRSSNQNVSLEVFTANLTASLSRQLKKLHSLGARKFVVMSVNPLGCSPVVRMNRPTHNGCVQNMNWAAHLFNSHLKSLVDVIRAEMPGSALVFVNSYKIIRDIIKNPISKGFNDSSTTCCEVASISEGGNGILCKRGGEVCANRSSHVYFDGLHPTEAVNVQIATKAYVSSLKTEVYPTNIARMTKSKI, from the exons ATGGCTGCAACCTCATCTTCCAGACTTTTCTTCTTAGCCCTCTCCCTCCTTGCTTGTTTTCCCTTCTGCAGTTGCCATTGCAGTGTAAGTAATAAAAATGCAGAGGGTGGGATGATGAAAGGGATGTTTGTGTTTGGAAGTTCCTTGGTTGACAATGGCAACAATAACTTCTTGCCAAACTCTCTGGCCAGAGCTGATTACTTTCCCTATGGAATTGATTTTCCTCTTGGGCCTTCTGGAAGGTTCACAAATGGCAGAAATGTTATTGACCTTCTTGGTGGCCATCTTAAGCTACCTTCCTTGATCCCAGCTTTTGCTGACCCCAAAACTAGAGGAAGCAAGATTGTTCATGGTGTCAACTTCGCTTCTGGTGCTTCTGGTATACTGGATGATACTGGCTCCTTGGCG GGCCATGTGATCAATATGAACCAGCAAATTAGAAACTTTGAGGAGATAACGTTGCCAGAGTTAGAAACCCAACTGGGGTGCAGAAGCCCTCAGTCACTTCCCAACTACTTGTTTGTGGTGGGAACTGGTGGAAACGATTACTCATTCAACTACTTTCTGAGGAGCTCCAACCAAAATGTCAGTCTGGAAGTGTTTACTGCCAATCTAACTGCCTCTTTGTCCAGACAACTAAAG AAGTTGCACAGTTTGGGAGCTCGAAAATTTGTTGTGATGTCAGTAAATCCACTTGGGTGCAGTCCAGTGGTGAGGATGAACAGACCAACACACAATGGCTGTGTACAAAATATGAACTGGGCAGCTCACCTTTTCAATTCTCACTTGAAGTCTTTGGTGGATGTGATTAGGGCAGAGATGCCTGGCTCTGCTCTTGTATTTGTCAACTCCTACAAGATCATCAGGGACATTATAAAAAACCCTATCTCCAAAG GATTCAATGATTCTAGCACTACCTGTTGTGAAGTGGCATCAATATCTGAAGGTGGAAATGGAATTTTATGCAAGAGGGGAGGTGAAGTGTGTGCAAACAGAAGCAGTCATGTGTACTTCGATGGCTTGCATCCAACGGAAGCTGTAAACGTTCAAATAGCAACAAAGGCCTATGTCTCTTCTCTTAAAACCGAAGTTTATCCCACTAATATTGCACGAATGACCAAATCCAAAATCTAG
- the LOC18767790 gene encoding GDSL esterase/lipase At1g29670 isoform X1 yields MAATSSSRLFFLALSLLACFPFCSCHCSVSNKNAEGGMMKGMFVFGSSLVDNGNNNFLPNSLARADYFPYGIDFPLGPSGRFTNGRNVIDLLGGHLKLPSLIPAFADPKTRGSKIVHGVNFASGASGILDDTGSLAGHVINMNQQIRNFEEITLPELETQLGCRSPQSLPNYLFVVGTGGNDYSFNYFLRSSNQNVSLEVFTANLTASLSRQLKIRRLKFESPWHHISACKLHSLGARKFVVMSVNPLGCSPVVRMNRPTHNGCVQNMNWAAHLFNSHLKSLVDVIRAEMPGSALVFVNSYKIIRDIIKNPISKGFNDSSTTCCEVASISEGGNGILCKRGGEVCANRSSHVYFDGLHPTEAVNVQIATKAYVSSLKTEVYPTNIARMTKSKI; encoded by the exons ATGGCTGCAACCTCATCTTCCAGACTTTTCTTCTTAGCCCTCTCCCTCCTTGCTTGTTTTCCCTTCTGCAGTTGCCATTGCAGTGTAAGTAATAAAAATGCAGAGGGTGGGATGATGAAAGGGATGTTTGTGTTTGGAAGTTCCTTGGTTGACAATGGCAACAATAACTTCTTGCCAAACTCTCTGGCCAGAGCTGATTACTTTCCCTATGGAATTGATTTTCCTCTTGGGCCTTCTGGAAGGTTCACAAATGGCAGAAATGTTATTGACCTTCTTGGTGGCCATCTTAAGCTACCTTCCTTGATCCCAGCTTTTGCTGACCCCAAAACTAGAGGAAGCAAGATTGTTCATGGTGTCAACTTCGCTTCTGGTGCTTCTGGTATACTGGATGATACTGGCTCCTTGGCG GGCCATGTGATCAATATGAACCAGCAAATTAGAAACTTTGAGGAGATAACGTTGCCAGAGTTAGAAACCCAACTGGGGTGCAGAAGCCCTCAGTCACTTCCCAACTACTTGTTTGTGGTGGGAACTGGTGGAAACGATTACTCATTCAACTACTTTCTGAGGAGCTCCAACCAAAATGTCAGTCTGGAAGTGTTTACTGCCAATCTAACTGCCTCTTTGTCCAGACAACTAAAG ATTAGAAGactcaagttcgaatctccGTGGCATCATATTAGTgcgtgt AAGTTGCACAGTTTGGGAGCTCGAAAATTTGTTGTGATGTCAGTAAATCCACTTGGGTGCAGTCCAGTGGTGAGGATGAACAGACCAACACACAATGGCTGTGTACAAAATATGAACTGGGCAGCTCACCTTTTCAATTCTCACTTGAAGTCTTTGGTGGATGTGATTAGGGCAGAGATGCCTGGCTCTGCTCTTGTATTTGTCAACTCCTACAAGATCATCAGGGACATTATAAAAAACCCTATCTCCAAAG GATTCAATGATTCTAGCACTACCTGTTGTGAAGTGGCATCAATATCTGAAGGTGGAAATGGAATTTTATGCAAGAGGGGAGGTGAAGTGTGTGCAAACAGAAGCAGTCATGTGTACTTCGATGGCTTGCATCCAACGGAAGCTGTAAACGTTCAAATAGCAACAAAGGCCTATGTCTCTTCTCTTAAAACCGAAGTTTATCCCACTAATATTGCACGAATGACCAAATCCAAAATCTAG